One region of Tumebacillus amylolyticus genomic DNA includes:
- a CDS encoding GNAT family N-acetyltransferase: MLHTVQKNREAYLPLLLLADPSEEMVRRYLSEGELFSWLTSEGETVGVLHLTDGETGVVEVRNIAVREQYQGQGHGRALLESILKLLRERGGVDKVVVRTGNSSIGNLAFYQKVGFRIMAIDHDYFIREYANPIIEDGIRCRDQLLLARSL, from the coding sequence GTGCTACATACTGTCCAAAAAAACCGTGAGGCGTATCTGCCGTTGTTGTTGTTGGCCGACCCGTCGGAAGAGATGGTACGCCGCTACCTGTCGGAGGGCGAGTTGTTTTCGTGGCTCACTTCGGAGGGGGAGACTGTCGGAGTTCTTCATCTGACGGATGGGGAAACCGGAGTGGTCGAGGTGCGCAACATCGCCGTCCGGGAGCAATACCAAGGTCAGGGACATGGTCGCGCGTTGCTCGAATCGATTCTAAAACTTTTGCGCGAGCGCGGAGGCGTGGACAAGGTCGTCGTCCGCACCGGCAATTCCAGCATCGGGAACCTCGCGTTTTATCAGAAGGTAGGCTTTCGGATCATGGCGATCGACCACGATTATTTCATCCGTGAATATGCGAACCCGATTATTGAAGACGGCATTCGATGCCGAGATCAGTTGTTGTTGGCCCGCAGCCTTTAG
- a CDS encoding alpha/beta-type small acid-soluble spore protein, whose protein sequence is MSRPHKWNLEDPEIRHMIERLKFEIAQEYGINIPLDGYWGRVASKDLGTIGAQLQKRLPLLLEHQKRTKSEKKRVRKKP, encoded by the coding sequence AGTCGACCTCATAAATGGAATCTTGAAGACCCTGAAATTCGGCACATGATTGAGCGTTTAAAGTTTGAGATCGCCCAAGAATACGGGATCAACATCCCCCTCGACGGCTACTGGGGTCGGGTGGCCTCCAAGGACCTCGGCACGATCGGCGCCCAGCTGCAAAAACGGCTCCCTTTGCTCTTGGAGCACCAAAAACGAACGAAGAGCGAGAAGAAACGAGTTCGAAAAAAGCCCTGA